The proteins below are encoded in one region of Paenibacillus sp. YYML68:
- a CDS encoding DUF2087 domain-containing protein → MEKSMTDWLGEAPIEDIERGYMYDAESGMYRCLICGSSSERGVIYASAEDGVWWDAEKWMREHIAKQHGSVFHALLHLDKKWTGLSALQKQLLLLFHEGMSDAEVLERVGGGSASTIRNHRFTLREKEKQAKLFLVLMRLMEKGKAAASASGKGKKRGRPASVQPIQDLLELEHDYFPEGLDGPLKEWPRKERARELVAEELTRRFQPDVPYAEAEVNGILEQAWPDYAVIRRFMVDYGWLERTEDGRAYWLGSRVKAQLTVLTASSVPEVSEGGEQMEKQRRKELVTAYEEMEKPIGVFRFVNKQNGKTLVGSTRNLNAMERRLPFELKLGTSQHKELIREWNEYGEDSFEFEVLETLRIRKEGFQDIPYELEKLEEKWLNDLQPYGERGYNKLKPARKVDEDEARS, encoded by the coding sequence GTGGAGAAGTCCATGACCGACTGGCTCGGCGAAGCGCCGATTGAAGATATTGAACGAGGCTATATGTATGATGCGGAGAGCGGGATGTATCGGTGTCTTATCTGTGGCAGCAGCTCGGAGCGAGGCGTCATCTACGCATCAGCGGAGGATGGCGTATGGTGGGATGCGGAGAAGTGGATGAGGGAGCATATCGCCAAGCAGCACGGCTCGGTGTTCCATGCACTGCTGCATCTGGATAAGAAGTGGACCGGACTGTCCGCCTTGCAAAAGCAGCTGCTGCTGCTGTTCCATGAAGGGATGAGCGATGCGGAGGTGCTGGAGCGGGTCGGCGGGGGCAGCGCCTCGACGATCCGCAACCATCGGTTCACGCTGCGGGAGAAGGAGAAGCAGGCGAAGCTGTTCCTCGTGCTCATGCGCCTGATGGAGAAGGGCAAGGCAGCGGCCAGCGCCTCGGGCAAGGGCAAGAAGCGTGGACGACCGGCATCGGTGCAGCCGATTCAAGATTTGCTGGAGCTGGAGCATGACTATTTCCCAGAGGGACTGGATGGGCCGCTGAAGGAATGGCCGCGTAAGGAGCGAGCGCGCGAGCTCGTAGCAGAGGAGCTGACACGGCGGTTTCAGCCGGACGTTCCGTACGCTGAAGCCGAGGTGAACGGCATACTGGAGCAGGCGTGGCCCGATTATGCAGTCATTCGCCGCTTCATGGTCGATTACGGCTGGCTGGAGCGGACCGAGGATGGCCGTGCCTATTGGCTCGGTTCGAGAGTGAAGGCGCAGCTGACTGTATTGACAGCATCAAGCGTGCCGGAAGTATCAGAAGGAGGAGAACAGATGGAGAAGCAGCGGCGTAAGGAGCTTGTGACTGCATATGAGGAGATGGAGAAGCCGATCGGGGTGTTTCGCTTCGTGAACAAGCAGAACGGCAAGACGCTGGTCGGCTCCACCCGCAATCTGAATGCGATGGAGCGTCGACTCCCGTTCGAGCTGAAGCTGGGCACGTCCCAGCATAAGGAGCTCATACGCGAGTGGAACGAGTATGGGGAGGATAGCTTCGAGTTCGAGGTGCTGGAGACGCTCCGCATTCGCAAGGAGGGCTTTCAGGATATTCCGTATGAGCTGGAGAAGCTGGAGGAGAAATGGCTGAATGATCTCCAGCCCTACGGGGAGCGCGGCTACAACAAGCTGAAGCCGGCTCGGAAGGTGGATGAGGACGAAGCGCGTTCATAG
- the ndk gene encoding nucleoside-diphosphate kinase produces the protein MSEQTFIMVKPDGVRRHLVGGILQRFEQRGFDMMAAKLFRMSREQAEFHYESHKGKPFFEELVEFITSGPVFGMVWQGENVIELSRMMMGKTNPLDAQPGTIRGDYATYVGENIIHGSDSLESAKREINNFFTKEELEAQWPPR, from the coding sequence ATGAGCGAGCAGACATTCATTATGGTCAAGCCTGACGGCGTGCGTCGGCATCTGGTCGGAGGCATTCTGCAGCGGTTCGAGCAGCGCGGCTTCGATATGATGGCGGCGAAGCTGTTCCGCATGAGCAGAGAGCAGGCGGAATTTCACTATGAATCGCATAAGGGGAAGCCGTTCTTCGAGGAGCTGGTCGAGTTCATTACATCAGGACCTGTGTTCGGCATGGTGTGGCAAGGGGAGAACGTCATCGAGCTGTCGCGCATGATGATGGGGAAGACGAATCCGCTCGACGCGCAGCCGGGAACGATACGCGGTGATTACGCGACCTATGTCGGAGAGAACATCATTCACGGCTCTGACTCGCTGGAGAGCGCGAAGCGGGAGATTAACAACTTCTTCACGAAGGAAGAGCTAGAGGCGCAATGGCCGCCGCGGTAG
- a CDS encoding aminopeptidase — MRDPRLKQFAHNLVRYSISLQPGENVLIDLIGLRDQELARCLIEEVYAAGGHPFLEFRYPEVTRSLMLGGTEELYKRMAELELNRMKNMHAYLAVRGGDNITETSDVPDEKMRLFSKVYQRPVTEQRVNHTKWCVMRYPSPSMAQLANTSTEAFEDFYFQVCNLDYSKMSAAMDALVSRMERTNEVRLVGPGTDLTFSIQGIPAIKCAGTHNIPDGEVFTAPVKTSANGVITFNAPTIYTGTSFENIKLRLENGKIVEATGSDTAKLNDILNTDDGARYIGEFAIGVNPYIQHPMKDILFDEKINGSIHFTPGNAYEDADNGNRSSVHWDMVLIQRPEYGGGEMYFDGELVRKDGRFVTADLEQLNPEHLK; from the coding sequence ATGCGTGATCCGCGATTGAAGCAGTTTGCCCACAATTTGGTTCGATATTCAATCAGTCTCCAGCCGGGAGAAAATGTGCTGATCGATCTCATCGGTCTGCGCGACCAGGAGCTGGCTCGATGCTTAATCGAAGAGGTGTACGCAGCAGGCGGTCACCCGTTCCTGGAGTTCCGCTATCCAGAGGTGACGCGCAGCCTGATGCTCGGCGGCACGGAGGAGCTGTATAAGCGGATGGCCGAGCTGGAGCTGAACCGGATGAAGAATATGCACGCATATCTTGCCGTGCGCGGCGGGGACAACATTACGGAGACGTCCGACGTGCCTGACGAGAAGATGCGGCTGTTCTCGAAGGTGTACCAGCGTCCGGTTACCGAGCAGCGCGTTAATCATACGAAGTGGTGCGTCATGCGTTATCCGAGTCCGTCGATGGCGCAGCTGGCCAACACGAGCACGGAGGCGTTCGAGGACTTCTACTTCCAAGTATGCAATCTCGATTACAGCAAGATGTCTGCTGCGATGGATGCGCTCGTCTCCCGTATGGAGCGGACGAACGAGGTGCGGCTGGTCGGACCTGGAACCGACTTGACGTTCTCGATCCAAGGCATTCCAGCGATCAAGTGTGCGGGCACGCACAATATTCCGGACGGCGAGGTGTTCACGGCTCCAGTGAAGACTTCGGCTAACGGCGTCATTACGTTCAACGCGCCGACGATCTACACCGGTACGTCGTTCGAGAATATTAAGCTGCGTTTGGAGAATGGCAAGATCGTGGAGGCGACAGGCAGCGACACGGCTAAGCTGAACGATATTCTCAATACCGACGACGGTGCTCGATATATTGGGGAGTTCGCGATCGGCGTGAATCCGTACATTCAGCATCCGATGAAGGACATCTTATTCGATGAGAAAATTAACGGCAGCATCCACTTCACCCCGGGCAATGCGTACGAGGATGCGGACAATGGTAACCGCTCCAGCGTCCATTGGGACATGGTGCTCATTCAGCGGCCAGAATACGGTGGCGGCGAGATGTACTTCGACGGGGAGCTCGTCCGCAAGGATGGTCGGTTCGTGACGGCTGATCTCGAGCAGCTGAACCCGGAGCATCTGAAGTAG